One part of the Paenibacillus silvisoli genome encodes these proteins:
- the mnmE gene encoding tRNA uridine-5-carboxymethylaminomethyl(34) synthesis GTPase MnmE produces the protein MIQDTIAAISTAVGEGGIAVIRVSGPEAIAESAKCFRSKSNIVAADSHTVHYGHVVDPATGETVEEILLTVMRGPRSFTAEDVVELSTHGGVVAVKRVLELLLRSGGIRMAEPGEFTKRAFLNGRIDLTQAEAVIDLIRSKSDRAFSVAMKQSEGMLSKKVKALRHNLIELLAHIEVNIDYPEHDVESMTSAYIRERCGEACAEIDRLLKTASEGKILREGIMTAIVGRPNVGKSSLLNALVQENKAIVTDIPGTTRDVIEEYVTLGGIPLRLLDTAGIRETADVVERIGVERSRSALGEADLILFVLNVNEPLHPDDRLLMEQLRNRPVVVLLNKTDLPVVMDTAEVESMFPSDAIVRLSVLHEQGLEVLEDVIKRMFFGGEIESADLTYVSNVRHITLLGHARQSLVDAMEATEIGIPIDIVQIDVRTAWEQLGELIGDSVSDSLIDQIFSQFCLGK, from the coding sequence ATGATTCAAGATACGATTGCCGCCATTTCGACAGCTGTCGGAGAGGGCGGCATTGCCGTTATACGGGTCAGCGGACCTGAAGCGATCGCCGAAAGCGCGAAATGCTTCCGCTCGAAATCGAATATTGTCGCGGCCGATTCGCATACCGTTCATTATGGGCATGTTGTCGATCCGGCCACGGGCGAAACCGTGGAGGAGATTTTGCTGACGGTGATGCGGGGGCCGCGTTCGTTTACGGCGGAGGATGTCGTCGAGCTTAGCACGCACGGCGGTGTTGTCGCGGTTAAACGCGTACTGGAGCTGCTGCTGCGCTCCGGGGGCATCCGAATGGCGGAGCCGGGCGAATTTACGAAGCGGGCCTTCCTCAATGGACGGATCGACCTGACGCAGGCGGAAGCGGTTATCGACCTGATTCGATCGAAATCGGATCGGGCTTTTTCGGTGGCGATGAAGCAGTCGGAGGGCATGCTGTCGAAAAAGGTAAAGGCGCTTCGACATAATCTGATCGAGCTGCTAGCGCATATTGAGGTTAATATCGACTATCCCGAGCATGATGTCGAATCGATGACAAGCGCGTATATTCGCGAACGGTGCGGGGAAGCTTGCGCGGAGATCGACCGTTTGTTAAAAACGGCGAGCGAAGGCAAGATATTAAGAGAAGGCATTATGACCGCGATTGTTGGCCGCCCGAATGTCGGGAAGTCGTCGCTGTTGAATGCGCTCGTGCAGGAAAACAAAGCGATCGTAACGGACATCCCGGGAACGACCCGCGATGTGATTGAAGAGTATGTAACGCTGGGCGGCATTCCGCTGCGGCTGCTGGATACGGCAGGCATTCGCGAAACGGCGGATGTGGTGGAGCGGATCGGCGTTGAACGTTCGCGCTCGGCGCTAGGGGAAGCGGATTTGATTTTGTTCGTGCTGAATGTCAATGAGCCGCTGCATCCCGATGATCGGCTGCTGATGGAGCAGCTGCGCAACCGGCCGGTTGTCGTTCTGTTGAATAAGACCGATTTGCCGGTTGTGATGGATACGGCCGAGGTCGAATCGATGTTCCCTTCGGATGCCATCGTTCGATTGTCCGTGCTTCATGAGCAAGGGCTTGAAGTGCTGGAGGATGTCATTAAACGGATGTTCTTCGGCGGCGAGATCGAGTCTGCGGATCTGACGTATGTCAGCAATGTGCGACATATTACGCTGCTTGGTCATGCGCGTCAGTCGCTTGTCGATGCCATGGAGGCGACAGAAATCGGCATACCGATTGATATTGTGCAAATTGACGTGCGTACGGCATGGGAGCAATTGGGCGAATTAATAGGGGATTCGGTATCGGATTCGCTGATCGATCAAATTTTCTCTCAGTTCTGTTTAGGTAAATAA
- the jag gene encoding RNA-binding cell elongation regulator Jag/EloR, producing the protein MKKIVASGKTIEDAVLNGLTELQVSADRVNVTVLEKPSKGLFGLIGARAAKVELVLVPAVEQETAPASTPAGSATAAAVKDPLLETERFISDVASTMGLDITITRNDSKEGLVLALSGGGDLGMLIGRRGQTLDALQYLVNIVANRYSNSHLRIVLDAEDFRERRRKTLEDLSDRLAGHVIRTRKEVVLEPMSPHERKIIHSQLQNHAKVKTFSKGDEPNRRVVITLK; encoded by the coding sequence ATGAAGAAAATCGTCGCATCGGGCAAGACGATCGAAGATGCTGTATTAAATGGTTTGACGGAATTGCAAGTGTCGGCGGATCGCGTCAACGTGACTGTTTTGGAGAAACCGTCTAAAGGATTGTTCGGCCTGATCGGCGCTCGCGCCGCGAAGGTCGAGCTGGTGCTCGTTCCTGCCGTAGAGCAGGAGACGGCACCGGCATCAACGCCTGCGGGTTCTGCAACGGCAGCGGCAGTGAAGGATCCGCTTCTTGAAACGGAACGGTTCATTTCCGATGTGGCAAGTACGATGGGGCTTGACATTACGATTACACGTAACGATTCGAAAGAAGGACTCGTCCTCGCGTTATCGGGCGGCGGCGATCTCGGCATGCTGATCGGGCGCCGGGGCCAAACGCTCGACGCACTGCAATACCTGGTCAACATTGTGGCCAACCGTTATTCCAACAGCCATCTTCGCATCGTGCTCGATGCCGAGGATTTTCGCGAGCGTCGCCGGAAGACGCTCGAGGATTTGTCCGACCGTTTAGCGGGGCATGTCATCCGTACGCGCAAGGAAGTCGTATTGGAGCCGATGTCCCCGCATGAGCGGAAAATCATCCATTCGCAGCTGCAAAATCACGCGAAGGTAAAAACGTTCAGCAAGGGCGATGAACCGAATCGCCGCGTCGTGATTACGTTAAAGTAA
- a CDS encoding ParA family protein: MSKTIAITNQKGGVGKTTTSVNLGACLASLGKKVLLVDIDPQGNTTSGIGINKADVAHCIYDVLINDVHPNDATCSTNIEGLNIIPATIQLAGAEIELVPTISREQRLKKSLSLVKNQYDYILIDCPPSLGILTINSLTASDSVIIPIQCEYYALEGLSQLLNTVRLVQKHLNTSLQIEGVLLTMFDARTNLGIQVIEEVKKYFQQKVYQTIIPRNVRLSEAPSHGQSIITYDPRSKGAEVYLELAKEVIMYEQAAR, translated from the coding sequence TTGTCTAAGACGATTGCAATAACGAACCAGAAGGGCGGTGTCGGGAAAACGACCACGTCCGTCAATCTGGGCGCGTGTTTAGCATCATTGGGCAAGAAAGTGCTGCTTGTCGATATTGATCCTCAGGGCAATACGACGAGCGGAATCGGGATTAACAAAGCTGATGTGGCGCATTGTATCTATGATGTGCTTATTAACGATGTACACCCGAATGATGCGACATGTTCTACTAATATAGAGGGACTAAATATAATCCCGGCAACGATTCAGCTGGCTGGAGCGGAAATCGAGCTTGTTCCGACGATTTCGCGTGAGCAGCGGTTGAAAAAGTCGCTTTCGCTTGTGAAAAATCAGTACGATTATATTCTTATCGATTGCCCGCCATCGCTCGGCATTCTTACGATTAATTCATTAACGGCTTCGGATTCCGTTATCATTCCTATTCAATGTGAATATTACGCACTGGAGGGACTAAGCCAGCTGCTAAATACAGTACGTCTCGTACAGAAGCACTTGAACACGTCGCTGCAGATCGAAGGCGTTCTGCTTACGATGTTCGATGCCCGGACTAACCTTGGCATTCAAGTTATTGAAGAAGTGAAAAAGTATTTTCAACAGAAGGTATACCAAACGATTATCCCGAGGAACGTCCGCTTAAGCGAAGCGCCTTCACACGGACAGTCGATCATTACTTACGATCCAAGATCCAAAGGGGCAGAGGTGTATCTTGAACTCGCGAAGGAAGTGATTATGTATGAGCAAGCGGCTAGGTAG
- the noc gene encoding nucleoid occlusion protein translates to MKEQFSRLFGLSDPKTTSQDEVKQLSIVDVDTSPYQPRTVFDDERIEELSQTIRTHGIIQPIVVRQRGGRYEIIAGERRFRAVKKLGLETIPAIVREFNDSQAASIALIENLQREGLTSIEEAVAYQKLIDLHNLTQESLAQRLGKSQSTIANKIRLLGLGETIKNALMERKITERHARALLSLETEELQLKVLEDIISKELNVKQTEARVAFYKEAAKEAKKPKRISFTKDVRLALNTIRQSIDMVSGSGMQIKTNEQDYEDHYEIVIKIPKR, encoded by the coding sequence ATGAAAGAACAGTTCTCACGTTTATTCGGATTAAGCGATCCGAAAACGACAAGTCAAGATGAAGTAAAGCAGCTTTCGATTGTTGATGTGGATACGAGTCCATACCAGCCGCGGACTGTATTTGACGATGAGCGTATCGAGGAGCTCAGCCAGACCATCCGTACTCACGGGATTATTCAACCGATCGTTGTGCGTCAGCGCGGCGGCAGATATGAAATCATTGCGGGGGAACGCCGTTTTCGCGCGGTTAAGAAGCTCGGCCTTGAAACGATTCCGGCCATTGTTCGCGAATTTAACGATTCTCAGGCGGCTTCGATAGCGCTTATTGAGAATCTTCAGCGCGAAGGGCTGACATCGATTGAAGAGGCTGTCGCTTATCAGAAGTTAATCGATCTTCATAATTTGACGCAGGAAAGCTTGGCACAGCGACTGGGGAAAAGCCAGTCTACGATCGCGAATAAGATTAGGCTGCTGGGGCTTGGCGAAACGATTAAAAATGCTCTGATGGAACGTAAAATCACGGAACGTCATGCAAGGGCGCTGTTGTCACTTGAAACGGAAGAGCTGCAGCTGAAAGTGTTGGAAGACATTATTTCGAAAGAGCTGAATGTCAAACAAACGGAAGCACGCGTAGCGTTCTATAAAGAAGCGGCTAAGGAAGCGAAGAAGCCGAAGCGGATTTCTTTCACGAAGGACGTTCGACTGGCGCTTAATACCATTCGACAATCGATTGATATGGTTTCGGGTTCGGGGATGCAAATCAAAACGAACGAGCAAGATTACGAGGATCATTACGAGATTGTAATCAAAATTCCTAAACGTTAA
- a CDS encoding ParB/RepB/Spo0J family partition protein yields the protein MSKRLGRGLDALIPSLSVGEDDKVIEVQLAQLRPNPYQPRKTFDDEAIKELAESIKQHGVIQPIIVRTVLKGFEIIAGERRFRASQLCGNPTIPAVVRNFTDQQVMEIALIENLQREDLNAMELAIAYQALMDKFDLTQEELSMKVGKSRSHIANFLRLLSLPEQIKENVSRGTISMGHARAIVGVKEDVRKKELAELTIANEWSVRQLEEAIKNMDQPAIEKAKPSPSKKRDPYIDQLEESLREQFKTTVKIKMQKDKGRIELLYYNKQDLERLLELLQQLS from the coding sequence ATGAGCAAGCGGCTAGGTAGAGGACTTGATGCGCTTATTCCATCGCTTTCCGTAGGCGAAGACGATAAGGTAATTGAAGTACAGCTCGCTCAACTGCGTCCGAACCCGTATCAACCGCGCAAAACATTCGACGATGAGGCGATTAAAGAGCTCGCTGAATCCATTAAACAGCACGGGGTTATTCAACCGATCATTGTACGGACGGTTCTTAAAGGCTTTGAAATTATCGCCGGCGAGAGACGTTTCCGCGCATCGCAGCTTTGCGGCAACCCGACGATCCCAGCGGTCGTTCGCAATTTCACTGACCAGCAGGTTATGGAAATCGCGCTCATTGAGAACCTTCAACGCGAAGATCTCAACGCTATGGAATTGGCGATTGCTTATCAAGCGTTGATGGACAAGTTCGATCTTACGCAAGAAGAGCTGTCCATGAAGGTGGGCAAATCCAGATCGCATATCGCCAACTTTTTGCGCTTACTGTCGCTGCCGGAGCAGATCAAAGAGAATGTTTCACGTGGAACAATTTCGATGGGTCATGCAAGGGCAATTGTGGGCGTGAAGGAAGATGTGCGCAAGAAAGAGCTTGCAGAGCTAACGATAGCGAATGAGTGGAGCGTCCGCCAGTTGGAGGAAGCGATCAAAAACATGGATCAGCCTGCAATTGAGAAGGCGAAGCCGTCTCCTTCGAAGAAACGCGATCCTTATATTGATCAGCTTGAAGAGTCGCTGCGTGAGCAGTTCAAAACGACGGTTAAAATCAAAATGCAAAAGGATAAAGGGCGCATCGAGCTTCTTTATTACAACAAGCAGGATCTAGAGCGATTGCTGGAGCTTCTGCAGCAACTGTCTTAA
- the rsmG gene encoding 16S rRNA (guanine(527)-N(7))-methyltransferase RsmG, protein MNSTETWFTGLLQEHGVALSPLQLEQFQTYYELLVEWNEKMNLTGITEREAVYEKHFYDSVTLSFFVEMDKAASLADIGSGAGFPSIPLKICFPHLKVTIVDSLNKRIQFLQHVVQSLKLEDVQCVHGRAEDIARLAPHRDAYDIVTARAVARLSGLNELCLPFVRNGGIFAAMKGADPGEELKEAKRSMAELKAKLTSTEHLKLPFEQSDRHILIMAKQGATPAKYPRKAGLPLKQPII, encoded by the coding sequence ATGAATTCAACCGAAACATGGTTTACCGGGTTGCTTCAGGAGCATGGGGTGGCACTTTCGCCGCTCCAGCTCGAGCAATTCCAAACGTACTACGAGCTGCTCGTGGAATGGAACGAAAAAATGAATTTGACCGGCATAACGGAGAGGGAAGCGGTGTATGAGAAACATTTCTACGACTCCGTAACCCTCTCTTTTTTTGTGGAGATGGACAAGGCCGCATCGTTGGCCGACATCGGCTCGGGTGCCGGCTTTCCAAGCATTCCGCTTAAGATTTGCTTCCCGCATCTTAAAGTGACGATCGTCGATTCGTTAAATAAACGAATTCAATTTCTGCAGCATGTCGTCCAGTCGTTGAAGCTGGAGGATGTACAATGCGTGCATGGCCGTGCGGAAGACATCGCCCGGCTTGCTCCTCACCGGGATGCCTATGACATCGTGACGGCAAGAGCCGTTGCGCGACTGAGCGGCTTAAATGAGCTTTGTCTTCCATTCGTTCGCAATGGAGGCATATTCGCAGCCATGAAAGGCGCCGATCCGGGCGAGGAATTGAAGGAAGCAAAGCGGAGTATGGCGGAGCTGAAAGCGAAGCTGACTTCAACCGAGCATTTGAAGCTGCCGTTTGAGCAATCCGATCGTCACATCTTAATTATGGCGAAGCAAGGGGCAACACCGGCAAAATATCCAAGAAAAGCAGGTTTGCCGCTGAAGCAGCCTATTATATAA
- a CDS encoding YidC/Oxa1 family membrane protein insertase, whose protein sequence is MLSRISKRTWLTAIALIAVMLFLSGCSSATHPVSMTDLEHGNFWQRNVVYYFSLLLETFAKWFGGEYGIAILLMVIIVRTLILPLTIKQYRSSKAMQALQPELAKLKEKHKDNPQKQQEETMKLFQQHQVNPLAGCLPLLVQMPIFIALYNAIYMNENIREHTFLWLELGEKDHTYVLPILAAITTFIQSKMMSSQQKTMPAMQGIMMIFPVLIFVMALSFPAALPLYWVFSNIYTIVQNYFLYVRTSPKDKESVPAK, encoded by the coding sequence ATGTTGTCCCGTATTTCGAAACGAACCTGGCTGACGGCAATTGCTCTAATTGCAGTCATGCTTTTTCTGAGCGGCTGTTCATCCGCTACTCACCCGGTTTCCATGACCGACTTAGAGCACGGCAACTTCTGGCAGCGTAATGTTGTGTATTACTTCTCGCTATTGCTCGAGACCTTTGCAAAATGGTTCGGCGGCGAGTACGGCATCGCGATTCTATTGATGGTTATCATCGTCAGAACGTTGATTCTTCCGCTTACGATTAAACAGTACCGCAGCTCGAAGGCGATGCAGGCGCTGCAGCCGGAGCTGGCCAAGCTGAAAGAAAAGCATAAGGACAACCCGCAGAAGCAGCAGGAAGAGACGATGAAGCTGTTCCAGCAGCATCAAGTCAATCCGCTCGCGGGCTGCTTGCCGCTCCTCGTGCAAATGCCGATCTTTATCGCGCTGTACAATGCGATTTATATGAACGAAAACATTCGCGAGCACACATTCCTGTGGCTCGAGCTTGGCGAGAAGGACCATACCTATGTGCTTCCGATTCTTGCCGCGATCACAACGTTCATTCAGTCCAAAATGATGTCGTCCCAGCAGAAGACGATGCCGGCTATGCAGGGGATCATGATGATCTTCCCGGTACTGATCTTCGTTATGGCGCTGTCGTTCCCGGCTGCGCTTCCGCTTTACTGGGTGTTCAGTAACATCTACACCATTGTGCAAAACTATTTCCTATATGTACGCACTTCACCTAAAGACAAGGAGAGTGTACCTGCGAAATGA
- the mnmG gene encoding tRNA uridine-5-carboxymethylaminomethyl(34) synthesis enzyme MnmG, which produces MGYHAGDFDVIVVGAGHAGCEAALAAARMGCETLLLTINLDMVAFMPCNPSIGGPAKGHVVREIDALGGEMGRNIDKTFIQMRMLNTGKGPAVHALRAQADKFLYQHYMKQTIEETDHLTLRQGMAEELIIEDGVCVGIVTKTGAEYRAKSVVVTTGTYLRGKVIMGELMYESGPNNQQPSVKLSECLRALGLQLVRFKTGTPPRVHKDTIDFSKTEIQPGDEKPKFFSYETEYSDNEQLPCWLTYTSEETHKIINDNLHRAPMFSGAIEGTGPRYCPSIEDKIVRFADKPKHQIFLEPEGKNTSEYYVQGLSTSMPEDVQLDILRSIPGLEKVEMMRTGYAIEYDAVVPTQLWPSLETKVVPGLFTAGQINGTSGYEEAAGQGVMAGINAARKVQGKAPVIIDRSQGYIGVLIDDLVTKGTTEPYRLLTSRAEYRLLLRHDNADLRLTPTGYEIGLISEARYEKFTHKKKMVEEEIERLKAVRIRPDDAQSMLEEAQSAPLTQTTDGVSLLRRPEVTYDMIERLDPSSVTLTEDMKEQVEIQIKYAGYIEKQQLQVERLAKMEKKRIPDDIDYHAVTNLSKEAKTNLSNIRPLSIGQASRIGGVTPADISILLVYLEHYNKVIAARG; this is translated from the coding sequence ATGGGATACCATGCAGGGGATTTTGATGTCATCGTCGTTGGCGCCGGCCATGCAGGCTGCGAGGCCGCGCTTGCTGCGGCCCGGATGGGCTGCGAAACGCTGCTGCTGACGATTAACTTGGATATGGTCGCGTTTATGCCGTGCAATCCGTCGATCGGCGGACCGGCGAAGGGTCATGTAGTGCGCGAAATCGATGCGCTCGGCGGCGAGATGGGGCGCAATATAGATAAAACGTTTATTCAAATGCGGATGCTGAATACGGGGAAAGGGCCAGCTGTGCACGCGCTGCGCGCCCAGGCGGATAAGTTTCTGTACCAGCATTATATGAAGCAAACAATTGAGGAAACGGATCATTTGACGCTGCGCCAAGGCATGGCGGAGGAGCTTATTATTGAGGATGGCGTCTGCGTCGGCATTGTGACGAAGACCGGAGCGGAGTATCGCGCAAAATCCGTTGTCGTCACGACGGGGACCTATTTGCGCGGGAAGGTCATTATGGGCGAGCTGATGTATGAGAGCGGCCCGAACAACCAGCAGCCTTCGGTTAAACTGTCCGAGTGCTTACGGGCGCTCGGCCTGCAACTTGTGCGGTTCAAGACCGGCACGCCGCCGCGGGTGCATAAGGACACGATTGATTTTTCGAAGACGGAAATTCAGCCGGGGGACGAGAAGCCGAAGTTCTTCTCGTATGAAACGGAGTATTCCGATAACGAGCAGCTGCCTTGCTGGCTGACGTATACGTCTGAGGAAACGCATAAGATCATCAACGACAATCTGCACCGCGCGCCTATGTTTTCCGGAGCGATTGAAGGTACAGGTCCGCGTTACTGCCCTTCGATCGAAGATAAAATCGTTCGCTTCGCCGATAAGCCGAAGCATCAGATTTTCTTGGAGCCGGAAGGGAAGAACACGTCGGAGTACTATGTACAAGGCCTTTCGACCAGTATGCCGGAGGACGTGCAGCTGGACATTCTCCGTTCCATCCCGGGACTGGAAAAGGTTGAAATGATGCGCACCGGCTACGCCATCGAGTATGATGCCGTTGTGCCGACGCAGCTGTGGCCTTCGCTGGAGACGAAGGTTGTACCTGGCTTGTTCACGGCCGGACAGATCAACGGAACGTCCGGTTATGAGGAAGCGGCGGGCCAAGGCGTTATGGCTGGCATAAATGCCGCGCGCAAAGTGCAGGGCAAAGCGCCTGTCATCATCGACCGTTCGCAAGGTTATATCGGCGTACTCATTGATGACTTGGTTACGAAGGGAACGACGGAGCCGTATCGCTTGCTCACATCACGCGCGGAATATAGACTGCTGCTGAGACATGACAATGCGGATCTGCGCTTGACGCCTACCGGCTACGAGATCGGACTTATTTCCGAAGCCCGCTATGAGAAGTTTACGCACAAGAAGAAGATGGTCGAGGAAGAGATCGAGCGGTTGAAAGCCGTTCGCATCCGTCCGGACGATGCGCAATCTATGCTCGAAGAAGCACAATCGGCGCCGCTCACACAAACGACTGACGGCGTGTCGCTGCTAAGACGTCCAGAAGTGACGTATGACATGATTGAGCGTCTGGATCCATCATCGGTGACGTTGACGGAGGATATGAAGGAGCAAGTCGAGATCCAAATCAAATATGCAGGATATATCGAGAAGCAGCAGCTTCAGGTAGAGCGTCTGGCCAAGATGGAGAAGAAGCGTATTCCGGACGATATCGACTATCATGCCGTGACCAATCTTTCCAAAGAAGCAAAGACGAATTTATCCAACATCCGGCCGCTCTCCATCGGGCAAGCTTCGCGTATCGGCGGCGTAACGCCTGCTGACATTTCGATTCTGCTTGTTTATTTGGAGCACTACAACAAGGTCATTGCTGCACGGGGGTAA